The following proteins come from a genomic window of Corynebacterium sp. P4-C1:
- the kdpA gene encoding potassium-transporting ATPase subunit KdpA: MPLFIQTICALLLVIGLLAVLHVPVGTYIHKVFTDNKHNAVEKVIYKLIGVNPDNEMRWTSYAIASVAFGVFSVLLLWVIIMAQGMLPWGFGRSQDWHTALNTAVSFTTNTNWQSYSGETGAGYVVGMAGLTVQNFVSAATGIAVAVALFRGLARSGSGTVGNFWVDLVRASLRVLLPISVVGAFLLMVGGVVQNLADPVNATTITGQAQTILTGPVASEEAIKMLGTNGGGIFNANSAHPFENPNAWTNLLEIILVLLIPFSLPVTYGLFVKDRRQGGALTAAMLVLWSVSAALLVWAESAHPATALEGKESRFGVLWSAIFATTTTGTSTGAVNSMHDSYSPLGGGLVMFNMMLGEVSPGGVGTGMYNMLTFVVLSVFIAGLMIGRTPEVLGKTIGRREITLAALAAIVMPALVLILTGAAVLLPGVRESMNNTGAHGLSEVLYAYTSGANNNGSAFAGLSAGTPYLNLTIALAMFIGRFAPIVLMVALAGALAAQRGCQDTAGAMPTHNVTFTILLLCVILIVAGLTFLPSLALGPIAEALS, translated from the coding sequence ATGCCACTTTTCATTCAGACAATCTGTGCACTGCTGCTAGTCATCGGACTGCTCGCAGTGCTCCATGTTCCCGTGGGCACGTACATCCACAAAGTCTTCACCGACAACAAGCACAACGCGGTGGAGAAAGTCATCTACAAACTCATCGGAGTCAACCCGGACAATGAAATGCGCTGGACGTCCTACGCCATCGCGTCCGTCGCTTTCGGTGTTTTCTCCGTGCTCCTTCTCTGGGTGATCATCATGGCCCAGGGGATGCTGCCGTGGGGCTTCGGTAGGTCGCAGGACTGGCACACAGCCCTGAACACAGCTGTCTCCTTCACCACCAACACCAACTGGCAGAGCTATTCCGGTGAGACCGGTGCGGGCTATGTCGTCGGGATGGCCGGATTGACGGTCCAGAACTTCGTCTCCGCCGCAACCGGCATTGCTGTCGCTGTGGCGCTGTTCCGCGGACTCGCTCGCAGCGGGTCCGGCACAGTCGGAAACTTTTGGGTGGATCTGGTCCGTGCTTCGCTCAGGGTACTGTTGCCCATCTCGGTCGTCGGCGCATTTCTGCTCATGGTTGGCGGTGTCGTGCAGAACCTGGCGGATCCGGTGAACGCGACCACTATCACTGGACAGGCGCAGACGATCCTCACTGGGCCGGTCGCCTCTGAGGAGGCCATCAAAATGCTGGGCACGAACGGAGGCGGCATCTTCAACGCGAACTCCGCCCACCCGTTTGAGAACCCGAATGCTTGGACCAATCTGCTCGAGATCATTCTCGTTCTTCTGATCCCGTTCTCGCTTCCCGTGACGTACGGCCTGTTCGTCAAGGACCGCCGCCAAGGCGGTGCGCTCACCGCCGCGATGCTCGTCCTGTGGAGTGTCTCCGCGGCACTGCTCGTGTGGGCGGAAAGCGCTCACCCGGCGACTGCCTTGGAGGGAAAAGAAAGCCGCTTCGGCGTGCTGTGGTCGGCGATCTTCGCCACGACGACCACCGGGACATCCACCGGTGCGGTGAATTCCATGCACGACTCCTACAGTCCCCTCGGCGGCGGCTTGGTCATGTTCAACATGATGCTCGGCGAAGTCTCCCCGGGCGGGGTCGGCACCGGCATGTACAACATGCTCACCTTCGTGGTGCTTTCCGTGTTCATTGCCGGCCTCATGATCGGCCGCACTCCGGAAGTGCTGGGCAAGACCATCGGACGCCGGGAGATCACGCTGGCTGCGTTAGCGGCCATCGTGATGCCTGCGCTGGTCCTCATTCTCACCGGTGCGGCAGTGCTACTCCCGGGCGTGCGTGAGTCCATGAACAACACCGGTGCGCACGGTCTGAGCGAGGTGCTCTACGCCTACACATCGGGCGCGAACAACAACGGTTCCGCCTTCGCGGGCCTGAGCGCCGGTACCCCGTACCTCAACCTCACCATTGCTCTGGCCATGTTCATCGGCCGATTCGCGCCGATCGTGCTCATGGTCGCACTCGCTGGGGCATTGGCTGCCCAGCGCGGCTGTCAGGACACAGCTGGCGCCATGCCCACCCACAACGTCACCTTCACCATCCTTCTGCTCTGCGTGATTCTCATCGTCGCGGGGCTGACCTTCCTGCCGTCGCTCGCGCTCGGCCCAATCGCGGAGGCACTCTCATGA
- a CDS encoding MFS transporter, which translates to MSKTTPENIFKQPVAVWAIAFACAVSFMGIGLVDPILPAISRELDASPTQTMLLFTSYLLITALAMFFSSFISSRIGVKKTLLAGLALIVVFAFLSGTAGSVDAIIGFRAGWGLGNALFISTALAAIVGAASGGPSQAVILYEAAMGIGMAVGPLVGGVLGEISWRGPFYGTAALMAVGFLAIAALLRKPARKPEPVSFVAGFKALREPALLTLGAVAFFYNYGFFTLLAYSPYPIDEAAEASGSAFGATELGYVFFGWGLALALSSVFVAPRLTQSFGLMPVICTILVGFAVLLVGLGFGVDNLTLLIVLVIVAGIFIGIFNTVLTEAVMEATDLPRNVASSTYSGLRFLGGAIAPAVSGPLATAYGAGVPYWAGAATLVVSLVILFAGRSTLTRIL; encoded by the coding sequence ATGAGTAAGACGACACCAGAGAATATTTTCAAACAACCCGTCGCCGTCTGGGCGATCGCCTTCGCCTGTGCGGTGTCGTTCATGGGCATCGGCCTGGTCGACCCGATCCTCCCGGCGATCAGCCGTGAGCTCGACGCCTCGCCGACCCAGACGATGCTGCTGTTCACCAGCTACCTGTTGATCACCGCGTTGGCCATGTTTTTCAGCTCTTTCATCTCCTCGCGCATCGGCGTGAAAAAGACGCTGTTGGCCGGGTTGGCACTGATCGTCGTGTTCGCGTTCCTGTCGGGCACCGCGGGATCCGTGGACGCGATCATCGGCTTCCGCGCCGGCTGGGGTTTGGGCAACGCGCTGTTCATTTCAACTGCCCTCGCGGCGATTGTCGGTGCCGCGTCGGGCGGACCGAGCCAGGCCGTCATTCTGTACGAGGCGGCGATGGGCATCGGCATGGCAGTCGGTCCCCTGGTGGGCGGAGTCCTCGGCGAGATCAGCTGGCGCGGCCCGTTCTACGGCACCGCGGCGTTAATGGCCGTCGGCTTCCTCGCTATCGCGGCTCTGTTGCGCAAGCCGGCGAGAAAACCGGAACCGGTGTCTTTTGTCGCCGGATTCAAGGCGCTGCGCGAACCTGCGCTGCTCACCCTGGGCGCTGTTGCGTTTTTCTACAACTACGGCTTTTTCACCCTGCTCGCCTATTCCCCGTACCCGATCGATGAGGCGGCGGAGGCATCGGGAAGCGCATTCGGTGCCACTGAGCTCGGCTACGTCTTCTTCGGCTGGGGCTTAGCCTTGGCCTTGTCCTCAGTATTCGTGGCGCCGCGGCTCACGCAGAGCTTCGGTCTCATGCCGGTGATCTGCACGATTCTGGTCGGCTTCGCCGTCCTGCTCGTCGGCCTCGGCTTCGGCGTGGATAATCTCACGCTGCTGATCGTGCTGGTGATCGTGGCGGGCATTTTCATCGGCATCTTCAACACGGTCCTCACCGAAGCGGTCATGGAGGCAACCGATCTGCCCCGCAACGTCGCATCGTCGACCTATTCGGGGCTACGCTTTCTCGGCGGCGCCATCGCACCGGCAGTCTCTGGCCCGTTGGCCACCGCTTACGGTGCCGGTGTCCCCTACTGGGCCGGAGCGGCGACGCTGGTGGTCTCCTTGGTCATCCTCTTCGCGGGCCGGAGCACCCTGACCCGCATCCTCTAG
- the kdpF gene encoding K(+)-transporting ATPase subunit F, with protein sequence MGMTQDLIGAILSAGVLAYLVYALINPEKF encoded by the coding sequence ATGGGCATGACTCAAGATCTCATTGGAGCCATCCTCAGCGCGGGTGTCCTCGCTTACCTCGTGTACGCCCTAATCAACCCCGAGAAGTTCTGA
- a CDS encoding response regulator, which translates to MTKILVVDDDATLLRTLRINLRARGYESVCVSCGADALDEMSADPAQLIILDLGLPDIDGTEVLRRVRETSGVPIIVLSARDQPEDIVEALDDGANDFVTKPFGVEELMARVRVSLRDSGVVSSIVPSFVADDLLLDFAESRATKGGRELHFTPTEWRMLSTLAKAGGALVRHDELLGAIWGPGYGRELNYLRVYAHQIRRKIEDDATRPRHLLTEPGVGYRLVRGS; encoded by the coding sequence ATGACCAAAATCCTCGTTGTGGACGATGATGCGACGCTGCTGCGCACGCTGCGCATCAACCTGCGCGCCCGCGGCTACGAATCCGTGTGCGTGAGTTGCGGTGCCGACGCGCTCGACGAAATGTCCGCGGACCCGGCGCAGCTGATCATCCTCGACCTCGGCCTGCCCGACATCGACGGCACTGAGGTGCTGCGGCGCGTCCGAGAGACCTCGGGCGTTCCGATCATTGTCCTGTCTGCGCGCGACCAGCCGGAAGACATCGTCGAGGCGCTCGACGACGGTGCCAACGACTTCGTCACCAAACCCTTTGGCGTCGAGGAACTCATGGCGCGAGTGAGGGTGTCGCTGCGCGATAGCGGAGTCGTCTCCTCCATCGTCCCGTCGTTCGTCGCGGACGACCTCCTGCTTGATTTCGCCGAATCCCGCGCCACCAAAGGTGGTCGCGAGCTGCATTTCACGCCCACCGAATGGCGCATGCTCAGCACGCTCGCAAAGGCCGGCGGAGCGCTTGTGCGGCACGATGAATTGCTCGGCGCCATCTGGGGGCCGGGGTACGGCCGTGAACTGAATTACCTGCGTGTCTATGCCCACCAGATCCGGCGCAAGATCGAAGACGACGCGACCAGGCCCCGCCACCTGCTCACCGAGCCGGGCGTGGGCTACCGCCTGGTGCGCGGAAGCTAG
- a CDS encoding MarR family winged helix-turn-helix transcriptional regulator, protein MFSDETLSRLAVDLVAAGGHFARATFQATGSELSYVSLRVLATLQREPGLRIGELARREGITQPSMSQAIKKLVAEGLVAREPSPDDARAFDLTITNAGRAEVRAYREGSVRALVPEFRDLSPDDVETLIKAAEILPVLTARLRGTHNDEPPQTTEKKDVNE, encoded by the coding sequence ATGTTTTCCGATGAGACGCTCTCCCGCCTCGCCGTCGACCTAGTCGCCGCGGGAGGCCACTTCGCCCGCGCGACTTTCCAGGCAACCGGCAGCGAGTTGTCGTATGTCTCGCTGCGCGTGTTGGCCACCCTCCAGCGGGAACCGGGTCTGCGCATCGGTGAACTAGCACGCAGGGAAGGTATCACGCAGCCGTCAATGAGCCAGGCCATCAAGAAGCTCGTCGCCGAAGGTCTCGTCGCCCGGGAACCTTCACCTGACGACGCCCGCGCTTTCGACCTGACCATCACCAACGCCGGGCGCGCCGAAGTCAGGGCGTACCGCGAGGGCTCAGTCCGTGCACTTGTGCCCGAGTTCAGGGACCTCTCCCCCGACGATGTGGAAACGCTGATCAAGGCGGCTGAGATCCTCCCTGTCCTGACTGCGCGGCTCCGCGGAACACACAACGACGAACCGCCACAGACAACCGAAAAGAAGGACGTGAATGAGTAA
- a CDS encoding ATP-binding protein → MTRGRLRVFLGGAPGVGKTVAMLTEGHRLAEAGEDVVVGLVETHGRSFTLKQVEGLEVVPRTEVSYKGTRIPEMDVDAILARNPDVVLVDEMAHSNPPGMRNKKRWQDIDELLDAGIDVISTVNVQHLESLNDVVETITGVVQNETIPDAALRAADQIDLVDLSPEALRQRMAQGDIYKPEKVDAALANYFREGNLSALRELALLWLADRVDEALARYREDNSIDTSWPTRERVVVALSGGQGGEILLRRGARIAKRGVGGELLAVFATRSDGLSGATLPDIARLRHLTEELGGTFHTVTGENPAQTVLDFARGCNATQIIIGTSRRPAWQRLFSRGFSEAIIESSREIDTHVVALADGGSSVRRAPVQALPGERIKQGFLLAFVLPALVTGVFLAFRVHPNLALVSPVFLLIAVIVALVGGMWPSVIAAVLGSLFADWFFTPPYGTFTIQHFSNTVALLVSVSVAIVVASLVNRYALRLHEARVAQTEATAMADMTNVLLGSTDQMSILLDQIVEMCGLTGAAVVEKRSQRGDFVTLESTSGFDPGIIGESERDAIDDTHELILQPADISAENRRLISACAVYARALLQKDDLEKSASTALELAQDNKARTALLSAVSHDLRTPLAGIMASIESLRSTAVTFTEEERDELMESIEFSANKLDKLITNLLGMSRLQVGALVAKPDVYDLRELIPEYISQVSEPERVDYQPAGEAVLANVDAGLLERVVTNLLENSLRYQRRGAVRVATNSSADGVSITIVDTGPGVKRKDREAIFQPFQRKDDSSTSDGVGLGLAVARGLAEAMGGIVTPSETPGGGLTMTVTVPAAPTATQASKGK, encoded by the coding sequence ATGACTAGAGGTCGACTCCGCGTCTTTCTCGGCGGCGCGCCCGGCGTGGGCAAGACAGTCGCCATGCTGACTGAGGGCCACCGTCTGGCGGAGGCGGGGGAGGACGTGGTGGTGGGCCTCGTCGAAACGCACGGCCGCTCCTTCACCTTGAAGCAGGTGGAAGGCCTCGAGGTCGTGCCGCGCACCGAGGTGTCCTACAAAGGAACCCGCATCCCCGAGATGGATGTGGACGCCATTCTCGCCCGTAATCCCGATGTGGTTCTCGTAGATGAGATGGCGCACTCCAACCCACCGGGGATGCGCAACAAGAAGCGGTGGCAGGACATCGACGAGCTTCTCGACGCGGGGATCGACGTCATCTCCACCGTCAACGTCCAGCACCTCGAATCCCTCAACGACGTTGTGGAAACCATCACCGGGGTGGTGCAGAACGAGACCATCCCCGACGCCGCACTCCGCGCCGCCGACCAAATCGACCTGGTGGACCTTTCGCCGGAGGCGCTGCGGCAGCGCATGGCCCAGGGCGACATCTACAAACCGGAGAAAGTCGATGCCGCCCTTGCGAACTATTTCCGTGAAGGAAACTTGTCTGCGTTGCGCGAGCTCGCCCTCCTCTGGCTCGCTGACCGCGTGGACGAAGCTTTGGCGCGCTACCGCGAGGACAACAGCATCGACACTTCGTGGCCGACCCGCGAACGCGTCGTGGTCGCGCTGTCCGGCGGCCAGGGCGGCGAAATTCTGCTGCGCCGCGGTGCACGGATTGCTAAACGCGGGGTGGGCGGGGAACTGCTCGCGGTTTTCGCCACCCGCTCCGACGGCCTGTCGGGTGCGACGCTTCCCGACATTGCGCGGCTGCGCCACCTCACGGAGGAACTCGGCGGAACGTTCCACACTGTGACCGGGGAGAACCCCGCGCAGACCGTCCTCGATTTCGCCCGCGGATGCAACGCGACCCAGATCATCATCGGAACGAGCAGGCGGCCGGCCTGGCAGCGGCTGTTTTCCCGCGGCTTCAGCGAGGCCATCATCGAGTCCTCACGGGAGATCGACACGCACGTCGTCGCGCTTGCCGACGGCGGCTCCAGCGTCCGCCGCGCACCCGTCCAGGCGTTGCCGGGAGAGCGGATTAAGCAAGGCTTTTTGCTCGCGTTCGTGCTGCCGGCCCTGGTGACGGGCGTGTTTCTCGCCTTCCGTGTCCACCCGAACCTCGCGCTGGTGTCCCCAGTGTTCCTGCTCATCGCCGTGATCGTGGCTCTGGTGGGCGGCATGTGGCCCTCGGTCATCGCCGCTGTGCTGGGGTCACTGTTCGCCGACTGGTTCTTCACCCCGCCGTACGGCACTTTCACCATCCAGCACTTCTCCAACACGGTTGCGTTGCTCGTGTCTGTAAGCGTGGCCATTGTCGTGGCCTCATTGGTGAACCGTTATGCCCTGCGGCTCCACGAGGCCCGCGTCGCGCAAACGGAAGCGACTGCGATGGCTGACATGACGAACGTGCTGCTCGGCTCAACAGACCAAATGAGCATTCTGCTGGACCAGATCGTGGAAATGTGCGGCCTGACCGGTGCGGCCGTGGTGGAGAAACGCTCCCAGCGCGGTGATTTTGTCACCCTGGAATCCACGTCCGGTTTCGACCCGGGGATCATCGGGGAGAGCGAGCGCGATGCGATCGACGACACCCACGAGCTCATCCTGCAGCCGGCGGACATCTCTGCGGAGAACCGCAGGCTGATCAGTGCCTGCGCCGTTTACGCCCGAGCACTGCTCCAGAAGGACGACTTGGAGAAGTCCGCTTCCACAGCGCTGGAGCTCGCCCAGGACAACAAAGCGCGCACCGCGCTGCTGTCGGCGGTCTCCCATGACCTGCGCACGCCGCTGGCGGGCATCATGGCCTCCATCGAGAGTCTGCGCAGCACCGCCGTGACGTTCACGGAGGAAGAGCGGGACGAACTCATGGAGTCCATCGAGTTCAGCGCGAATAAGCTGGACAAGCTGATCACGAATTTGCTCGGAATGTCGCGGCTCCAAGTCGGGGCCCTGGTGGCCAAACCGGATGTCTACGATCTCCGCGAGCTCATCCCCGAATACATTTCCCAGGTCAGCGAACCGGAACGGGTCGACTACCAGCCGGCCGGCGAAGCAGTGCTGGCGAATGTCGATGCGGGGCTGCTGGAGCGGGTGGTGACCAATCTGCTCGAGAATTCCTTGCGCTACCAACGCCGCGGGGCAGTGCGCGTGGCCACAAACAGCTCCGCTGACGGTGTGTCCATCACGATCGTCGACACTGGCCCAGGGGTGAAACGCAAGGATAGGGAGGCGATCTTCCAGCCCTTCCAGAGGAAGGACGATTCGTCGACAAGCGATGGCGTGGGCCTCGGCCTCGCTGTCGCGCGCGGACTCGCTGAAGCAATGGGCGGTATCGTGACTCCGTCCGAGACACCGGGAGGCGGCCTCACCATGACAGTGACAGTTCCCGCCGCGCCCACCGCCACGCAGGCCAGCAAAGGAAAGTGA
- the kdpC gene encoding potassium-transporting ATPase subunit KdpC → MNTFRQSGAAIRALIVLTVILGVAYPLFMVAVGLVMPAKANGSLQKNGDEIVGSKLIAQPAGGPEFFQPRPSAGDWDGESSGGSNLSPVSDDLKEQMEQRKQELEAANPGAGPIPAEALTASSSGLDPHISPEYARWQAPRVAEARGMSQTDVEKLIETHTKKALLGFFGQDTVNVNELNYSLAYES, encoded by the coding sequence ATGAATACCTTCCGTCAATCAGGCGCCGCCATCCGCGCCCTCATCGTGCTCACCGTCATACTCGGTGTCGCCTACCCACTGTTCATGGTCGCCGTGGGGCTCGTCATGCCGGCGAAGGCCAACGGCTCGCTGCAGAAGAATGGCGACGAAATCGTCGGCTCAAAGCTCATCGCTCAGCCCGCAGGCGGTCCGGAGTTCTTCCAGCCGCGCCCGTCCGCGGGGGACTGGGACGGCGAATCCTCCGGAGGCAGCAATCTTTCCCCGGTCTCCGATGACCTGAAGGAGCAGATGGAGCAGCGCAAACAGGAACTCGAAGCTGCCAACCCGGGGGCCGGCCCGATTCCGGCGGAGGCCTTGACCGCTTCATCCAGCGGTCTAGATCCCCACATTTCCCCGGAGTACGCACGGTGGCAAGCACCCCGCGTGGCGGAGGCCCGCGGCATGAGCCAGACCGACGTGGAAAAGCTCATCGAAACTCACACGAAGAAGGCCCTCCTCGGATTCTTCGGTCAGGATACGGTGAACGTCAACGAATTGAACTACTCGCTGGCCTACGAAAGCTGA
- the kdpB gene encoding potassium-transporting ATPase subunit KdpB, with amino-acid sequence MTTATTAVEQTPATEPGRVKRSLGSQLGDNFVDALKKLNPANLVRQPVIFVVWLGAVLTTVLAVLEPSLFSISVTGWLWATILFANLAEAVAEGRGKAQASALRQTRTDAKARLLNDDGTETEVAGSDLTIGDLVVVEAGQQIPGDGDVVEGVATVDESAITGESAPVIRESGGDRSAVTGGTTVLSDRIVVKITSKPGETFIDRMISLVEGAERKKTPNEIALNILLITLSILFVLAVAAIQPMAIYSGHKLSLIALVALLVCLIPTTIGALLSAIGIAGMDRLVQHNVLAMSGRAVEAAGDVSTLLLDKTGTITYGNRRASDLVPVEGAENSEMVEAAWLSSLADETPEGRSIIEFIAAGDATGAGVDGASYADTDAVSLTREGAEFVPFSANTRMSGVDFPDGTQVRKGANSAVQAWVTAEGGRVAADVDDIVERISASGGTPLVVAKQSGGQTPRVLGVLHLKDVVKPGLTERFAQLREMGIKTVMITGDNAVTAEAIAKEAGVDDFLAEATPEDKMRLIKKEQAGGHLVAMTGDGTNDAPALAQADVGVAMNTGTSAAKEAGNMVDLDSDPTKLIDIVAIGKQLLITRGALTTFSIANDLAKYFAIIPAMFVSIFPGLDALNIMRLHSSESAMLSAVIFNALVIVALIPLSLKGVKYRAMSAGALLNRNLLIYGLGGIIAPFIGIKAIDLIIQLLPGM; translated from the coding sequence ATGACAACAGCGACTACCGCAGTCGAACAGACACCTGCTACTGAACCGGGGCGCGTGAAGCGGTCGCTCGGAAGCCAGCTCGGAGACAACTTCGTCGACGCGCTGAAAAAGCTCAACCCAGCCAACCTGGTGCGCCAGCCCGTCATTTTCGTGGTGTGGCTCGGTGCAGTTCTCACTACTGTTCTGGCGGTGCTGGAGCCGTCTCTGTTCTCCATCAGCGTCACAGGGTGGTTGTGGGCGACTATTCTCTTCGCCAACCTCGCCGAGGCAGTCGCTGAGGGGCGCGGCAAGGCGCAAGCTTCCGCACTTCGTCAGACGCGCACCGACGCCAAGGCGCGCCTGCTCAACGACGACGGCACCGAAACCGAGGTAGCTGGCTCCGACCTGACAATCGGGGACCTCGTCGTTGTCGAAGCTGGCCAGCAGATCCCGGGTGACGGCGACGTCGTGGAGGGCGTGGCCACCGTCGACGAATCCGCCATCACCGGCGAGTCAGCCCCCGTCATCCGTGAATCCGGCGGCGACCGTAGCGCCGTTACCGGCGGTACGACGGTGCTATCCGACCGCATCGTCGTAAAGATCACGTCCAAACCTGGTGAGACCTTCATCGACCGCATGATTTCGCTCGTCGAGGGTGCGGAGCGCAAGAAGACCCCGAACGAGATCGCTTTGAATATCTTGCTGATTACCCTCAGCATCCTGTTCGTGCTCGCGGTCGCGGCCATCCAGCCGATGGCGATCTACTCGGGCCACAAGCTTTCTCTGATCGCCCTCGTTGCGCTGCTGGTGTGCCTGATTCCGACGACGATCGGCGCGCTGCTCAGCGCTATCGGCATCGCCGGCATGGACCGCCTGGTGCAGCACAATGTGCTCGCCATGTCGGGGCGCGCCGTCGAAGCCGCCGGCGATGTGTCGACGCTGTTGCTCGACAAGACCGGCACCATCACTTACGGCAACCGCCGCGCTTCCGACCTTGTCCCTGTCGAGGGGGCGGAAAACAGCGAGATGGTTGAGGCGGCATGGTTGAGCTCGCTTGCCGACGAAACCCCCGAAGGCCGTTCGATCATTGAGTTCATCGCCGCCGGCGACGCCACTGGGGCCGGCGTCGATGGTGCGTCCTACGCCGACACCGATGCGGTTTCCTTGACCCGCGAAGGAGCGGAATTCGTTCCCTTCTCCGCCAACACGCGTATGTCCGGCGTTGATTTCCCCGACGGCACCCAGGTGCGCAAGGGCGCGAATTCCGCAGTGCAGGCGTGGGTCACCGCAGAAGGCGGCCGCGTCGCGGCCGACGTGGACGACATCGTCGAACGGATCTCGGCTTCGGGCGGAACCCCGCTGGTCGTCGCAAAGCAATCTGGCGGGCAGACTCCCCGCGTGCTCGGTGTGCTGCACCTCAAAGATGTGGTCAAGCCCGGTTTGACTGAGCGCTTCGCACAGCTGCGCGAGATGGGCATCAAGACAGTCATGATCACCGGCGATAACGCCGTCACTGCGGAGGCCATCGCGAAGGAAGCCGGCGTCGACGACTTCCTCGCGGAAGCGACCCCCGAAGACAAGATGCGCCTGATCAAGAAGGAGCAGGCGGGTGGCCACCTCGTCGCCATGACAGGTGACGGCACCAACGACGCACCGGCGCTCGCGCAGGCTGATGTGGGTGTCGCGATGAACACCGGCACATCCGCCGCGAAGGAAGCTGGCAACATGGTCGATCTCGATTCAGACCCGACGAAGCTGATCGACATCGTCGCCATCGGAAAGCAGCTGCTGATCACCCGCGGCGCGCTGACCACATTCTCCATCGCGAATGATCTGGCGAAGTACTTCGCGATCATCCCCGCGATGTTCGTGAGCATCTTCCCGGGCCTGGACGCCCTCAACATCATGCGCCTGCACTCTTCAGAGTCCGCGATGCTCAGCGCCGTGATTTTCAACGCGCTGGTCATTGTGGCGCTGATCCCGCTTTCCTTGAAGGGCGTGAAATACCGCGCGATGTCCGCTGGAGCGCTACTCAACCGCAATCTGTTGATCTACGGCCTCGGCGGCATCATCGCTCCGTTCATCGGCATCAAGGCCATCGACCTCATCATTCAACTTCTTCCGGGGATGTGA